One Brassica oleracea var. oleracea cultivar TO1000 chromosome C7, BOL, whole genome shotgun sequence genomic window carries:
- the LOC106306396 gene encoding ankyrin repeat domain-containing protein 2-like, producing the protein MASNPDKNLSPSDEKTGSTESPKPESTASGSSPSSAALNFNAFDFSNMAGILNDPSIRELAEQIAKDPAFNQLAEQLQRSIPNAAQGGAGEGGFPNIDPQQYVSTMQQVMHNPEFQTMAERLGKALVQDPQMSPFLEAFSNPETAEHFTERMARMKEDPELKPILDEIDAGGPSAMMKYWNDKDVLNKLGEAMGMPVAGLPGQTASAEPEVAAEEGEEEEEESVVHQTASLGDVEGLKNALESGGNKDEEDSEGRTALHFACGYGELKCAQVLIDAGASVNAVDKNKNTPLHYAAGYGRKECVSLLLENGAAVTLQNQDEKTPIDVAKLNNQVEVVKLLEKDAFL; encoded by the exons ATGGCTTCCAATCCAGACAAGAATCTGTCTCCTTCAG ATGAGAAAACCGGTTCGACCGAGAGTCCTAAACCGGAATCAACAGCCTCTGGGAGTTCACCTTCATCAGCTGCCCTCAATTTCAATGCTTTTGATTTCTCTAACATGGCTGGTATCCTCAAC GATCCAAGCATTAGAGAATTGGCTGAGCAGATTGCTAAAGATCCCGCCTTTAACCAATTAGCTGAGCAGCTTCAGAGATCTATCCCAAACGCAGCTCAAGGAGGAGCAGGAGAAGGAGGTTTCCCTAACATTGATCCGCAACAGTATGTTAGCACGATGCAGCAGGTTATGCATAACCCTGAGTTTCAGACTATGGCTGAGCGTCTTGGTAAAGCCTTAGTTCAG GATCCACAAATGTCTCCGTTTTTGGAAGCTTTCTCGAATCCTGAAACGGCAGAGCATTTTACTGAGCGTATGGCGAGGATGAAGGAGGATCCGGAGTTGAAACCTATACTTGATGAGATTGATGCTGGTGGTCCTTCTGCTATGATGAA GTACTGGAATGATAAAGATGTGCTGAATAAGCTTGGTGAAGCAATGGGTATGCCTGTTGCTGGCTTGCCAGGCCAGACTGCTTCAGCTGAACCCGAGGTAGCAGCGGAAGAAGGTGAGGAAGAAGAAGAAGAGTCTGTTGTTCATCAAACTGCTAGTCTTGGTGATGTTGAG GGTTTGAAAAATGCTTTGGAATCTGGTGGTAACAAAGATGAAGAAGATTCTGAAGGAAGGACAGCATTGCATTTTGCTTGTGGATACGGCGAG TTGAAATGTGCTCAAGTCCTTATCGACGCTGGAGCAAGTGTGAACGCGGTTGACAAAAACAAGAACACACCACTTCATTACGCTGCTGGTTACGGGAGGAAAGAGTGTGTTAGCCTTCTCCTAGAGAATGGTGCTGCAGT GACTCTGCAAAACCAAGACGAGAAGACACCCATTGACGTGGCCAAGCTCAACAACCAAGTCGAGGTGGTGAAGCTGCTCGAGAAGGACGCTTTCCTTTGA
- the LOC106306395 gene encoding thioredoxin reductase 1, translated as MSCLNRSRLLIKSLISRPPSLASAFSSSAVMNGLETHKTKLCIVGSGPAAHTAAIYAARAELNPLLFEGWMANDIAPGGQLTTTTDVENFPGFPDGILGADLTDNFRRQSERFGAKIFTETVTKVDFSSKPLKLFTDSRAVIADAVILATGAVAKRLTFPGSGDGSGDGSGGGFWNRGISACAVCDGAAPIFRGKALAVIGGGDSAMEEASFLTKYGSKVSIIHRRDAFRASKIMQQRVFANPKIDVVWNSTVVEAYGDGVLGGLKVKNVVTGDVEDLRVSGLFFAIGHEPATRFLDGAVELDSDGYVVTKAGSTETSVAGVFAAGDVQDKKYRQAVTAAGTGCMAALDAEHYLQEIGSQQGKSD; from the exons ATGAGTTGTCTGAATCGTTCGCGGCTACTTATCAAGTCCTTGATAAGCAGACCACCGTCTCTCGCCTCCGCGTTTTCTTCCTCCGCCGTCATGAACGGACTCGAAACACACAAGACTAAGCTCTGCATCGTCGGAAGCGGCCCCGCCGCACACACCGCCGCTATCTACGCCGCCAGAGCCGAGCTTAACCCTCTCCTCTTCGAAGGATGGATGGCCAACGACATCGCTCCGGGAGGCCAGCTAACAACCACCACCGACGTCGAGAACTTCCCCGGATTCCCGGACGGCATCCTCGGCGCAGACCTAACCGACAACTTCCGCCGCCAATCGGAGCGGTTCGGCGCCAAAATCTTCACCGAGACGGTGACCAAAGTCGACTTCTCCTCCAAGCCGCTCAAGCTCTTCACCGACTCCAGAGCCGTGATCGCCGACGCCGTGATCCTCGCCACCGGAGCCGTCGCGAAACGCCTCACCTTCCCCGGCTCCGGCGATGGCTCCGGCGATGGCTCCGGCGGAGGCTTCTGGAACCGCGGGATCTCGGCGTGCGCGGTCTGCGACGGAGCGGCGCCGATATTCCGCGGCAAGGCTCTGGCGGTGATCGGCGGCGGCGACTCGGCGATGGAGGAGGCGAGTTTTCTGACCAAGTATGGATCTAAGGTGAGTATTATACATAGGAGAGATGCGTTCAGAGCGTCTAAGATTATGCAGCAGAGAGTTTTTGCGAATCCGAAGATCGATGTGGTGTGGAACTCGACGGTTGTGGAGGCTTATGGAGACGGGGTGCTTGGAGGGTTGAAGGTGAAGAATGTGGTTACTGGTGACGTGGAGGATTTGAGAGTGAGTGGGTTGTTTTTCGCTATTGGTCATGAGCCGGCTACGAGGTTTTTGGATGGTGCGGTTGAGTTGGATTCGGATGGGTATGTGGTGACGAAGGCTGGGAGTACGGAGACTAGCGTTGCTGGAGTTTTTGCGGCGGGGGATGTTCAGGATAAGAAGTATAGGCAGGCGGTTACAGCTGCTGGAACTG GATGCATGGCAGCGTTGGATGCGGAGCACTACTTACAGGAGATTGGATCGCAGCAAGGTAAGAGCGATTGA
- the LOC106303463 gene encoding uncharacterized protein LOC106303463 has translation MAQDTSATTNNSQRSTPLTSDPRSLLVPPNTLICNVDGAWDVRTGYCGTGGVFSGCSDRLPLEPISSSRKHVSSALMAECLAIPSAVMHAASLNIKSLMILSDSLTLVKLLKGRGLVLALFGILFDIYHFSALFDVISFSYVSRVSNGVADSVAKSALSLLNSSDHGV, from the coding sequence ATGGCGCAGGACACTTCGGCAACTACCAACAACTCTCAACGTTCCACCCCTCTAACCAGTGACCCACGCTCTCTCTTGGTACCTCCAAATACCCTGATATGTAATGTTGATGGAGCATGGGATGTGCGCACTGGATATTGTGGAACAGGGGGAGTCTTCTCGGGCTGTAGCGACCGGTTGCCGCTGGAACCTATCAGCAGTTCGCGCAAACACGTTTCCTCGGCGTTAATGGCTGAATGCCTCGCCATCCCTTCGGCAGTGATGCATGCTGCCTCGTTGAATATCAAATCCCTTATGATCCTGTCCGATTCGCTCACCCTGGTCAAGCTTTTGAAGGGTCGTGGCTTGGTACTAGCCTTGTTCGGTATTTTATTTGACATCTATCATTTTAGTGCTTTGTTTGATGTAATTTCCTTCTCGTATGTATCTCGGGTGAGTAATGGGGTGGCTGATTCTGTGGCAAAATCAGCTCTCTCATTGCTAAACTCCTCCGATCATGGAGTGTAA
- the LOC106301539 gene encoding plant intracellular Ras-group-related LRR protein 4-like, whose translation MDSMQLDKRLDSTEQVVEEIMRLHRSLPPRPGLDDVEAARSLILNVEKEDQAWLEAIADQRTPSEVPGDLFTVLQEMKKGLVLFRSKEQRREATKLLDLETVHSSFDEFIQRASHCIASPSSNVSAPSRPPRLPKPPGNLYSSEKSPVRPKDMVSRDDSYVTTKAKPSSLYGDALVAHRSPQLLDSTLAAGKSPGNDGEKLSLIKLASLIEVSSKQATQVLNLQNKLTEQVEWLPDSIGKLSSLTSLDLSENHIVVLPNTIGGLSSLTKLDLHSNRITHLPESIGEVLNLVYLNLSSNQLSSLPSSFSKLLKLEELDLSSNNLHILPESIGSLVSLKKLDVETNEIEEFPYSIGGCSSLKEVRADYNKLKALPEAIGKITTLEILSVRYNNIRQLPTTMSSLASLKEVDVSFNELESVPESLCFATTLVKLNVGNNFADMVSLPRSIGNLEMLEELDISNNQIRVLPESFRMLTKLRVFRAHENPLQVPPREIAEKGPQAVVQYMNDLVELRNEKSLVVKPKKSWVQMCFFPKSNKRKHNSMEIV comes from the exons ATGGATTCGATGCAATTGGATAAGCGTTTGGACTCGACGGAGCAAGTGGTTGAAGAAATCATGAGACTTCACAGATCTTTACCACCGAGGCCAGGACTCGACGACGTCGAAGCTGCGAGGTCTCTGATACTCAACGTTGAGAAAGAAGACCAAGCTTGGTTAGAAGCCATTGCGGACCAGAGGACACCCTCTGAGGTTCCTGGCGACCTTTTCACCGTGCTGCAAGAAATGAAGAAAGGTCTTGTTCTGTTTCGCAGCAAAGAACAGAGAAGAGAAGCCACTAAGCTTCTTGATCTCGAAACTGTTCATTCTTCTTTCGACGAGTTCATCCAAAGAGCTTCTCATTGCATTGCTTCTCCTTCCTCTAACGTCTCTGCTCCATCTCGTCCTCCGCGTCTTCCTAAGCCGCCGGGAAACTTGTATTCCTCCGAGAAGTCCCCTGTTCGCCCTAAGGACATGGTTTCACGAGACGATAGCTACGTGACGACTAAAGCTAAGCCTTCTTCTCTTTATGGTGATGCTTTGGTTGCTCATAGAAGTCCTCAGCTTCTGGATTCAACACTTGCCGCCGGAAAATCCCCCG GCAATGATGGAGAGAAGCTAAGTTTAATCAAACTTGCTAGTCTGATTGAAGTATCATCCAAGCAAGCTACACAAGTCCTGAATCTACAAAACAAGCTAACCGAACAAGTCGAGTGGCTTCCAGATTCTATCGGCAAGTTATCAAGTCTAACATCACTTGATCTGTCTGAGAATCACATTGTGGTATTACCAAACACAATAGGAGGACTCTCTTCCTTGACAAAGCTAGATTTGCATTCCAACAGAATCACTCATCTCCCTGAGTCTATAGGAGAGGTGTTGAACTTAGTTTACCTCAATCTCAGCAGCAACCAGTTATCATCTCTTCCTTCATCGTTCAGCAAGTTGTTGAAACTCGAGGAGCTTGATTTGAGCTCCAACAACCTTCATATCCTCCCTGAGTCCATCGGCTCTCTTGTCAGTTTAAAGAAGCTTGACGTTGAGACAAACGAGATAGAAGAGTTCCCTTACTCCATCGGTGGATGTTCTTCTCTCAAAGAAGTCCGCGCGGATTACAACAAACTCAAGGCTCTCCCCGAAGCTATCGGGAAGATAACTACTCTCGAGATCTTGTCCGTTCGTTACAACAACATCAGGCAGCTACCGACCACGATGTCTTCTCTAGCTAGCCTCAAAGAAGTGGACGTGAGTTTCAACGAGCTCGAGTCTGTCCCCGAGAGTTTATGTTTCGCTACGACGCTTGTGAAGCTGAACGTTGGAAACAACTTCGCCGACATGGTGTCGCTGCCGAGATCGATAGGGAACCTCGAGATGCTTGAGGAGCTTGATATAAGCAATAACCAGATCCGTGTTCTTCCGGAGTCGTTCAGGATGCTTACGAAGCTGCGTGTGTTTCGTGCTCATGAGAATCCGTTGCAAGTTCCTCCGAGGGAGATAGCTGAGAAGGGTCCTCAGGCTGTTGTTCAGTACATGAATGATCTTGTGGAGCTGAGGAACGAGAAGTCTCTAGTAGTTAAGCCTAAGAAGAGTTGGGTTCAGATGTGTTTCTTCCCCAAGTCCAACAAGAGAAAACACAACAGCATGGAGATCGTCTAG